From Halotia branconii CENA392, the proteins below share one genomic window:
- a CDS encoding hybrid sensor histidine kinase/response regulator has protein sequence MNQIYLDNATILIVDDNKTNLQLISAAIADSRCKILVANDGKTAIAQAELHQPHLILLDVMMPGINGFETCQKLKANYLTQDIPIIFMTSLSDTTDKVKGLSIGAVDYIIKPFQTEEFLARINIHLKLHFLTQQLAQQKAELEERVKERTVELSQALHDLKQSQLQLVQSEKMSALGQLVAGVAHEINNPVGFIKGNLNYISQYTSNLIHHLQLYRYYYSKPVLEIDEHAQKIDLEEMIQDVPRVVSSMGVGIERICEISQSLRNFSRSDASNKIAIDIHQGIESTLMILKHRLKANNQHSHIELIKNYSELPQIKCYPGPMNQVFMNIIANAIDALDESTNISENPQTDQKFNQIIISTQLDSLSQNIIISIKDNGDGMTPEVREHIFEQFFTTKSVGKGTGLGLSISRQIVEEKHLGKLDCISRLREGTEFIIKLPL, from the coding sequence ATGAATCAGATATATTTGGACAATGCCACGATCTTGATTGTTGATGATAATAAGACTAATTTACAATTAATTTCTGCTGCGATCGCTGACTCTAGATGTAAAATTTTAGTAGCTAATGATGGTAAAACTGCCATTGCACAAGCTGAATTGCATCAACCACATCTAATACTCTTAGATGTGATGATGCCGGGAATTAATGGATTTGAAACTTGTCAAAAACTTAAAGCAAATTATTTAACACAAGATATACCAATAATTTTTATGACCTCTTTATCTGACACAACTGATAAAGTTAAAGGTCTTTCGATAGGAGCTGTCGATTACATTATTAAACCGTTTCAAACAGAAGAATTTTTAGCTAGAATTAATATACATTTAAAGCTGCATTTTTTAACTCAACAACTTGCACAACAAAAAGCTGAACTAGAAGAGCGAGTCAAAGAACGTACAGTAGAACTTTCTCAAGCGCTACATGATTTAAAACAATCTCAATTACAGTTAGTACAAAGTGAAAAAATGTCTGCCCTTGGTCAGTTAGTTGCTGGTGTAGCTCATGAAATTAATAACCCTGTTGGTTTTATTAAAGGTAATTTAAACTACATTTCTCAATATACATCAAACCTAATTCATCATTTACAACTTTATCGTTATTACTATTCAAAACCAGTACTAGAGATTGACGAACATGCTCAAAAAATTGATTTAGAAGAAATGATTCAAGATGTTCCCAGAGTAGTGTCTTCTATGGGTGTAGGTATTGAACGCATTTGTGAAATTAGTCAGAGTTTACGAAATTTTTCCCGTTCTGATGCATCTAATAAAATAGCAATTGACATTCATCAAGGCATTGAAAGTACATTAATGATTTTGAAGCATCGATTGAAAGCAAATAATCAACATTCGCATATTGAACTGATTAAAAACTATAGCGAATTGCCCCAAATAAAATGCTATCCAGGCCCCATGAATCAGGTATTCATGAATATTATCGCTAATGCTATTGATGCTTTAGATGAATCTACTAATATTTCTGAAAATCCGCAGACTGATCAAAAATTCAATCAAATTATTATTTCTACACAGTTAGATTCTTTAAGTCAAAATATAATCATCTCAATCAAAGACAATGGTGATGGCATGACACCAGAAGTTCGAGAACATATATTTGAACAATTTTTTACTACTAAATCTGTAGGTAAAGGTACTGGTTTAGGGTTATCGATTAGTCGACAAATCGTCGAAGAAAAACATTTAGGAAAACTCGACTGTATTTCGAGATTAAGAGAAGGGACAGAATTTATTATAAAACTTCCACTATAG
- a CDS encoding alanine--glyoxylate aminotransferase family protein has protein sequence MMPTISINDAQRLQLQPLEIPSRLLLGPGPSNAHPAVLQAMNTSPVGHLDPAFLALMDEIQSLLRYVWQTENTLTIAVSGTGSAAMEATIANAIELDDVVLIGAAGYFGHRLVDMAGRYGADVRTMTKPWGQVFTLDELRTAVETHRPAILALVHAETSTGARQPLEGVGELCREFGTLLLVDTVTSLGGVPIFLDAWGVDLAYSCSQKGLGCSPGASPFTMSSRAVEKLQQRNTKVANWYLDMSLLSKYWGKERTYHHTAPINLYYGLREALRLVAEEGLANCWQRHQKNVEYLWEGLEDLGLSMHVEREYRLPTLTTVRIPGGVDGKAIAQQLLNEHNIEIGGGLGELANQVWRVGLMGFNSRQESVDQLLAALRLVLPK, from the coding sequence ATGATGCCAACAATCTCAATTAACGACGCTCAGCGCTTGCAACTCCAACCTTTAGAAATCCCATCACGGTTACTTTTAGGGCCAGGCCCTTCAAATGCCCATCCCGCAGTTCTCCAGGCGATGAATACCTCGCCAGTTGGGCATCTTGATCCGGCTTTTTTAGCACTCATGGATGAGATTCAATCTTTATTACGCTATGTCTGGCAAACAGAGAACACCCTCACCATTGCAGTCAGCGGTACAGGTTCCGCTGCTATGGAAGCAACCATTGCCAATGCCATAGAACTCGATGATGTGGTTTTGATTGGTGCAGCAGGTTACTTTGGTCATCGCCTCGTGGATATGGCTGGACGATATGGTGCAGATGTGCGAACTATGACTAAACCTTGGGGACAAGTTTTCACATTAGATGAACTCCGCACCGCTGTAGAAACTCATCGTCCGGCGATTTTGGCTTTGGTTCATGCCGAAACTTCTACAGGCGCACGTCAACCTTTAGAAGGAGTCGGTGAACTGTGTCGTGAATTTGGCACTTTATTATTAGTAGATACAGTCACAAGTCTTGGTGGTGTCCCGATATTTTTGGATGCTTGGGGAGTTGACTTAGCTTATAGTTGTAGCCAAAAAGGGTTAGGTTGTTCTCCTGGTGCTTCACCTTTTACAATGAGTTCCCGTGCAGTTGAGAAGTTGCAGCAACGCAATACAAAAGTGGCAAACTGGTATTTAGATATGTCATTGCTGAGTAAGTATTGGGGCAAAGAACGCACATATCATCATACAGCACCCATTAACTTGTACTATGGTTTGCGGGAAGCCCTACGCTTGGTGGCAGAAGAGGGACTAGCAAACTGCTGGCAGCGTCATCAAAAAAATGTAGAGTATCTCTGGGAAGGTTTGGAAGACTTAGGACTGAGTATGCATGTTGAACGGGAGTATCGATTACCAACCCTAACTACAGTCCGTATTCCAGGAGGGGTAGATGGTAAGGCGATCGCCCAACAGTTACTGAATGAGCATAATATTGAAATTGGTGGTGGTCTGGGTGAATTAGCTAATCAAGTCTGGCGCGTAGGGCTGATGGGTTTCAACAGCCGTCAAGAAAGCGTTGACCAACTTTTAGCAGCACTGCGCTTAGTTTTACCAAAATAG
- a CDS encoding ABC transporter permease — MNTSPSLKKPRVAWQAVFSVVIFVFMYLPILVLGFYSFNQSPYSASWQGFTLDWYGKLFSDERILSALKNSLIVAFCAVSISAVLGTLMAVGLARYQFLGKKLYRGISYLPLIIPDIAIAVATLVFLAAFAIPLSLWTIVAAHLVFCLAYVGLVVSSRLTNLDPHLEEAALDLGATPVQAFIKVLLPQLMPGIIAGCLLAFVLSFDDFLIASFTAGSGSNTLPMEIFGRIRTGVKPDINALSILLISVSAIVALAAELIRAFGEKK, encoded by the coding sequence GTGAATACTTCTCCCTCTCTTAAAAAACCGCGTGTCGCATGGCAGGCGGTTTTCTCAGTAGTCATATTTGTATTTATGTACCTGCCTATACTGGTACTTGGCTTTTATAGTTTCAATCAATCGCCTTATAGTGCGAGTTGGCAAGGTTTTACCCTTGATTGGTATGGCAAATTGTTCAGCGACGAAAGAATTTTATCAGCTTTAAAAAATAGTTTGATAGTTGCTTTTTGTGCAGTAAGTATTTCCGCAGTTCTGGGTACTTTAATGGCAGTGGGATTGGCACGCTATCAATTTCTAGGTAAGAAATTGTATCGCGGTATTTCTTACCTACCGTTAATTATTCCTGATATTGCGATCGCTGTAGCCACGCTAGTATTTTTAGCAGCATTTGCTATCCCCCTGAGTTTGTGGACAATTGTTGCGGCTCATCTAGTCTTTTGTCTGGCTTATGTGGGACTTGTGGTTTCCTCACGGCTGACCAACTTAGATCCTCACTTAGAAGAAGCAGCATTAGATTTAGGAGCCACACCAGTACAAGCCTTCATCAAAGTATTATTACCTCAACTAATGCCTGGCATTATAGCCGGCTGTTTGCTAGCCTTTGTCCTCAGCTTCGATGACTTTCTCATCGCTAGCTTTACCGCAGGTAGTGGTTCTAACACTTTACCAATGGAAATTTTTGGTCGCATCAGAACAGGAGTTAAGCCTGATATTAATGCTCTCAGCATCCTCTTAATTTCAGTATCTGCAATTGTCGCGTTGGCAGCTGAATTAATTCGCGCTTTTGGAGAGAAAAAGTAA
- a CDS encoding bifunctional serine/threonine-protein kinase/formylglycine-generating enzyme family protein, protein MQICQNPNCSNPFNPDGNRFCISCGQSSFGKLLRNRYRVLILLGEGGFSRTYAAEDADRLNAPCVIKQFFPQVQGTVQRAKAAEFFREEAFRLYELGENHTQIPRLLAYFEQGLSLYLVQEFIQGKTLLQEVKQQPFSEAQIRQLLADLLPVLEFVHSHNVIHRDIKPENIIRRDTDGKPVLIDFGGAKQVTQTSLARQATVIYTIGYAPAEQMAGFACNGSDLYALGVTCARLLTQCLPSQDSFGSINDGLYDAMNGKWLWQEYLQNKGITIGDDLGKILDKLLKNLPSERYQSAAAVFNDLMSIKTSTTETQIIETAQTTLLQLQTPPKSNLPLPPLQTFEFEVLTVDTVGTEVSRDRSCAKFFAEELSHSVNIEMVAIPGGTFMMGSPTVEGDADERPQHQVTIEPFLIGKFPVTQAQWRVVAALPKVKQTLNPHPSKFKGVNRPVENVSWHEAVEFCVRLSQKTGRKYRLPSEAEWEYACRAGTTTSFHFGETITPDLVTCSSSDTYSVDTKTRYRKETTDVGSFLVANAFGLYDMHGLVWEWCADAWHNNYHGAPADGSVWEVGGDVHRRVLRGGSWSFSAELCRSASRSWNESDGGLRVCGFRVVLSAT, encoded by the coding sequence ATGCAAATCTGCCAAAATCCCAATTGCTCAAATCCATTTAATCCTGACGGCAATAGATTTTGTATAAGTTGCGGACAAAGCAGCTTTGGCAAACTTTTGAGAAACCGCTATCGTGTATTAATACTCTTAGGTGAAGGTGGATTTAGCAGAACTTATGCAGCAGAAGATGCAGATAGATTAAATGCGCCTTGCGTCATCAAGCAATTCTTCCCGCAAGTTCAAGGAACCGTACAACGCGCCAAAGCAGCAGAGTTTTTTAGAGAAGAAGCATTTCGTTTGTATGAATTAGGAGAAAATCATACCCAAATTCCTAGATTATTGGCTTACTTTGAGCAAGGATTAAGTTTGTATCTTGTTCAAGAATTTATTCAAGGAAAAACTCTTTTACAAGAAGTTAAACAACAACCTTTTAGTGAAGCACAAATTCGCCAACTTTTAGCTGATTTGTTACCAGTTCTAGAATTTGTTCACTCTCATAATGTCATCCATCGGGATATCAAACCAGAAAATATCATTCGTCGTGACACTGATGGCAAGCCAGTATTGATTGACTTTGGCGGAGCAAAACAGGTAACACAAACTAGTTTAGCCAGACAAGCTACAGTTATTTATACTATTGGTTATGCACCCGCCGAACAAATGGCTGGATTTGCTTGTAATGGTAGTGATTTATATGCTTTGGGTGTAACTTGTGCGCGTCTTTTAACTCAATGTTTACCCTCACAAGATAGCTTCGGCAGTATTAATGATGGTCTTTATGATGCCATGAATGGCAAGTGGTTGTGGCAAGAGTACTTACAAAATAAAGGTATCACTATTGGCGATGATTTAGGCAAAATTTTGGATAAGTTACTCAAGAACTTGCCTAGTGAAAGATATCAATCAGCCGCAGCGGTTTTTAATGATTTAATGTCTATCAAAACATCGACCACTGAAACACAAATTATAGAAACTGCCCAAACTACATTACTACAATTACAAACGCCACCAAAATCAAATCTTCCATTACCACCTTTACAAACCTTTGAATTTGAAGTTTTGACAGTAGACACAGTTGGCACAGAAGTAAGCCGCGATCGCTCTTGTGCTAAATTTTTTGCAGAAGAATTGAGTCATAGTGTGAACATCGAAATGGTGGCAATTCCTGGTGGTACTTTCATGATGGGTTCACCAACTGTTGAAGGAGATGCCGACGAACGCCCTCAACACCAAGTCACTATTGAACCTTTTTTGATAGGTAAATTTCCCGTGACTCAAGCACAATGGAGAGTTGTAGCAGCTTTGCCCAAAGTCAAACAAACCTTAAATCCTCATCCTTCTAAATTCAAAGGTGTCAATCGGCCAGTAGAAAATGTTTCTTGGCACGAAGCTGTAGAATTTTGTGTGAGACTGTCACAAAAAACTGGACGCAAGTATCGTTTACCCAGTGAAGCTGAATGGGAATATGCTTGTCGTGCTGGAACTACTACATCTTTCCACTTTGGCGAAACGATTACCCCCGATTTAGTTACCTGTAGCAGTAGCGATACTTACTCTGTTGATACAAAAACTAGATACCGTAAAGAAACGACCGATGTAGGCAGTTTTCTAGTAGCTAATGCCTTTGGGTTATATGATATGCACGGGTTAGTTTGGGAATGGTGTGCTGATGCTTGGCATAATAATTATCATGGCGCACCCGCAGATGGCAGCGTCTGGGAAGTTGGCGGCGATGTGCATCGTCGAGTATTGCGCGGTGGTTCTTGGAGTTTTAGTGCAGAACTTTGCCGCAGTGCTAGTCGTAGCTGGAATGAATCAGATGGTGGGCTGAGAGTATGTGGTTTTAGAGTCGTACTTTCTGCTACATAG
- a CDS encoding ester cyclase, whose product MSANNCKEISRRAIRMWDSNNSDSPKDIFTKNYVNHQEPDVEGGVSDKNLEEWKKMISNYHKSFSNSKALVLMQIAEGDLVSTRWEFTAIHTGEYIGLAPTGKEVTWTGIEIDRFEDGKIVESWVDWDKYRLFEGLGLVK is encoded by the coding sequence ATGTCAGCTAACAACTGTAAAGAAATTTCACGGCGCGCTATAAGAATGTGGGACAGCAACAATTCAGATAGTCCCAAGGACATTTTTACAAAAAATTACGTCAACCATCAAGAACCCGATGTTGAAGGCGGTGTATCTGACAAGAACCTGGAGGAGTGGAAAAAGATGATCAGCAATTATCATAAATCTTTCTCCAACTCAAAAGCTCTTGTTTTGATGCAAATAGCCGAAGGCGATTTGGTCAGCACCCGATGGGAGTTTACGGCTATCCACACGGGCGAATATATCGGACTTGCACCGACTGGAAAGGAAGTGACTTGGACCGGCATTGAGATCGACCGATTTGAAGATGGCAAAATTGTCGAAAGCTGGGTCGATTGGGATAAGTACCGTTTATTTGAAGGGCTAGGCTTAGTAAAATAA
- a CDS encoding DUF1499 domain-containing protein, which translates to MIFAGKQPNNLGVNNGKLAPCPNSPNCVSSQSFDAVHTIAPLTFTSTPEQALTKLKNVVESLPRTKIITQSHDYLYAEFKSALMGFVDDVEFYLDRNANVIQVRSASRLGQSDLGVNRQRIETIRTKLKEV; encoded by the coding sequence ATGATTTTCGCCGGCAAACAACCAAACAACTTAGGTGTTAACAACGGCAAATTAGCACCTTGTCCAAACTCTCCTAATTGTGTTTCCAGTCAAAGTTTTGATGCAGTCCATACAATTGCACCACTAACTTTTACTTCGACTCCAGAACAAGCTTTAACTAAGCTTAAAAATGTTGTTGAGTCTTTACCAAGAACTAAAATTATCACTCAAAGTCATGATTATTTATATGCCGAATTTAAGAGTGCTTTAATGGGTTTTGTAGATGATGTAGAGTTCTATCTAGACCGCAATGCTAATGTTATTCAAGTTCGTTCAGCCTCGCGGTTGGGTCAAAGTGACTTGGGTGTAAATCGTCAACGAATAGAGACGATTAGAACCAAGTTAAAAGAAGTTTAG
- a CDS encoding orange carotenoid protein N-terminal domain-containing protein yields the protein MTYTQTNDPTIREPVQSWQKLDVDQQLALFWFIYEEIGNSITPAAPNASTVSPEIAEGLFNQVKELTHEEQLQIQRDLINKVDSQISREYGSLSDTTKLLFWYRLAQGMENSTIIPMPSNYELSSEAQTLFNNIKALPFDKQLNVFRDYVSPMGAQSKAGAEI from the coding sequence ATGACTTATACACAAACAAACGATCCAACTATTCGTGAACCTGTCCAATCATGGCAAAAACTGGATGTAGATCAACAGTTAGCTTTGTTTTGGTTTATTTACGAGGAAATCGGTAATTCTATTACCCCAGCAGCCCCCAATGCTAGCACTGTTTCACCTGAAATTGCTGAAGGTTTGTTCAATCAAGTTAAAGAATTAACTCATGAAGAACAACTGCAAATTCAGCGTGACTTGATCAACAAAGTAGACAGCCAGATTAGTCGTGAATATGGTTCTTTAAGCGACACTACAAAGCTTCTATTTTGGTATCGTTTAGCTCAAGGTATGGAAAACTCTACTATTATTCCTATGCCTTCTAACTATGAGCTTTCTTCAGAAGCCCAGACTCTGTTTAACAACATCAAAGCATTACCTTTTGATAAGCAACTTAACGTTTTCCGTGATTATGTTTCGCCAATGGGCGCTCAATCAAAAGCTGGTGCTGAAATTTAA
- a CDS encoding HPP family protein, with protein MSQKRSSLKPLRQANLTLRRRLGLKGEIALATAPTLIVLTVMALVEALSQQRLLFASLASSAFLIYLDPHHGTNAVRTLILAQMMAAIIGFITYLLFGGGYLSGGISMVIAIMLMILLDAMHPPAVSTSLSFALRAGQVSNIVLFALAVGITVLLVGLERFALWLLARYS; from the coding sequence ATGAGTCAAAAACGTTCAAGCTTAAAACCCTTACGCCAAGCAAATCTAACCCTCAGACGCAGGTTAGGTCTCAAAGGAGAAATAGCCTTAGCAACAGCACCAACCCTAATAGTACTAACTGTCATGGCCTTAGTCGAAGCGCTCAGTCAGCAACGTCTTTTATTTGCATCTTTAGCTTCCAGTGCCTTTTTGATTTATCTTGACCCTCATCATGGTACAAATGCTGTACGAACTTTGATTCTTGCCCAAATGATGGCAGCTATTATTGGGTTTATCACCTATTTATTATTTGGTGGAGGATATCTTTCAGGCGGTATTTCAATGGTGATAGCGATTATGTTAATGATTCTATTAGATGCCATGCATCCTCCAGCCGTTTCTACTTCCCTAAGTTTTGCTTTGAGGGCTGGTCAAGTTAGCAACATAGTTTTATTTGCTTTGGCAGTAGGTATAACCGTTCTATTAGTGGGATTGGAGCGCTTCGCACTTTGGCTGTTGGCACGTTACAGCTAG
- a CDS encoding glycosyltransferase family 4 protein produces MRIAQVAPLSERVPPLTYGGIELVVSLLTDELVRRGHEVTLFASGDSLSLAELVSVHPRALRLDPNVKERGIYEMLQLGLVYERAEEFDIIHSHLCCSSLPYANLVKTPTIHTLHGIFTPDNEKMFQHAKHQPFVSISDAQRELKLGLNYVKTVYNGIDVSSYKFHAQPEDPPYLAFLGRISPEKGTHLAIAIAKQTGWHLKIAGKVDVVDVEYFEQEIKPQIDGKQIEYLGEANHTQKNALMGGAVATLFPITWREPFGLVMVESMAAGTPVIAMKLGSTTEVITHEKTGFLCNNIEECISAVDRITELDRYTCRKDVENRFSLQRMTDGYEAVYQQIMEERFANNGHVRTTVGLGSRRS; encoded by the coding sequence ATGCGAATTGCTCAAGTAGCCCCACTATCAGAAAGAGTTCCCCCTCTAACTTATGGAGGTATAGAGCTAGTAGTGTCTTTATTGACTGATGAGTTAGTCCGACGTGGACATGAAGTCACACTATTTGCATCGGGAGATTCTCTCAGTTTGGCAGAACTAGTATCAGTTCATCCTCGCGCCCTTAGACTTGATCCTAATGTCAAGGAACGGGGTATTTATGAAATGCTGCAATTAGGTTTAGTATACGAACGGGCAGAGGAATTTGATATTATTCATTCCCACCTGTGCTGCTCGTCACTACCTTATGCGAATTTGGTAAAAACTCCCACAATTCATACTTTACACGGCATTTTTACTCCTGATAATGAAAAGATGTTTCAACATGCTAAACATCAACCTTTTGTGAGTATTTCCGATGCACAACGAGAATTGAAGTTAGGGCTGAACTATGTAAAAACGGTTTATAACGGCATTGATGTCAGCAGTTATAAATTTCATGCTCAACCAGAAGATCCCCCATATTTAGCATTTTTAGGGCGAATTTCTCCAGAGAAAGGTACACATTTAGCGATCGCGATCGCTAAACAAACAGGTTGGCATTTAAAAATTGCCGGAAAGGTTGATGTAGTTGATGTGGAATATTTTGAGCAGGAAATTAAGCCACAAATCGATGGTAAGCAAATTGAGTATCTGGGTGAAGCCAATCATACACAAAAAAATGCTCTAATGGGAGGTGCAGTCGCAACTCTTTTCCCCATCACTTGGCGAGAACCATTTGGGTTAGTGATGGTTGAATCAATGGCAGCCGGCACACCCGTTATTGCGATGAAACTAGGGTCTACTACGGAAGTAATTACTCACGAAAAAACAGGTTTTCTCTGCAACAATATTGAAGAGTGCATCAGTGCTGTTGACAGAATCACAGAACTAGATCGCTACACTTGTCGCAAAGATGTTGAAAATCGTTTTAGTCTTCAGCGGATGACTGATGGTTATGAAGCAGTTTATCAACAGATTATGGAAGAGCGATTTGCCAATAATGGGCATGTCCGCACTACAGTTGGTTTAGGTAGCCGACGCAGCTAG